A single Dermacentor variabilis isolate Ectoservices chromosome 9, ASM5094787v1, whole genome shotgun sequence DNA region contains:
- the Tim9a gene encoding translocase of inner membrane 9, with protein sequence MAATMAAADPQAEQIKQFKDFLVSYNKLSELCFSDCVHDFTVRHVRDKEDKCAMNCMEKYMKMNQRISQRFQEFQIQTNEAAMAAAQKGLH encoded by the coding sequence ATGGCGGCGACCATGGCAGCTGCGGACCCGCAAGCCGAACAGATAAAACAGTTCAAAGACTTTCTCGTCTCCTACAACAAGCTCTCGGAGCTTTGCTTCTCAGACTGCGTGCACGACTTCACGGTGCGACACGTGAGGGACAAGGAGGACAAGTGCGCTATGAACTGTATGGAGAAGTACATGAAGATGAACCAGCGCATATCGCAGCGCTTCCAAGAGTTCCAGATTCAGACCAACGAGGCGGCGATGGCAGCTGCGCAAAAGGGACTGCACTAG